The nucleotide window tcttaaatgTCGgagttctaaaattttatattttcttccatAATATGTTagtaaattttcatatatgtgGTGCATTTTTTTAAGGATGAAAACGGGACTAAGATGATCAATGAGTATGTTCATGAGCGCAAGATTGGTGCAGGTAGCTATGGTAAAGTGGTAAGCATTGATTTGACAGACGTTAAACTGTATTTTTTGCTTCAAGGATTTTCTTTACTTAATTCTTGTAGCCTTGTTTTGCAACAGGTTTTATACCAGAGCTCTATAGATGGGAAGCATTATGCTATTAAGGTACCACTTTTTTGTCTTATATGCAAAGGCAATCATATTTTGGGTCAGAGCAGTAGTAGAGTGAAAATGTTCAGGATTTATCTGAATAATATGGTTGAATATAGCCTTTTCTTATTCCTGTGATGTCCATTTAGTTATAAGGAtctcaaaattaaatagtttttaatgttttccTTGACTACTTAGAGGCTTATACCTAAACAAGGTTGTTTTTCTTATCatgcaaaatttttattttaactatagGCCTTCCATAAATCTCATTTGTTAAAGATGCGAGTTGCCCCATCAGAGACTGCTATGACTGATGTTCTTCGTGAGGTATCTGCTCGCTGTCTTCTCTTTTGAGATTTTACAGTCTAGAGCATATTGAAAGATGTTGCATTGTTGCAATTAGTGTATTTATATTTCATAGCTTGAGTAAGTGctatagtttttattttcatcacaTGTATATACTGTgtttttcattgaaaatataGGTCTTTATGTGTATTTTTGAGGGTTCATGGTGTTACTAATTTTTCATATGCTTATACTGAAAGTTTATGTTGTATAAGTTTTTGATATAGAATCTTTTTGAGGTTCTTGATGCTTCTTCTTGGTCAACAAGTGCTTGTAGTCAGGCTAAGATTAGGCTTATTATACTACAAGTGCTTATGCACATCTTTATAGTGTCTCTCTGTGATGCTTTGGCTCTGTATCTTTGTTTCTATCTAGGTGAAATGTTTATACTATTTAATTTATGTCCTTTCAGGTTCTAATAATGAAAATGTTGGACCATCCAAATATAGTCAATCTCATTGAGGTGATTGATGATCCAAACTCAGATCACTTCTACATGGGTAGTTATATCCTATTGCTTCTCTCATCTATTTTATTCCTTTGATTGACAATTTCATGTCCAACTTTTAATACTTGATTATTGCATTGAAGTCTTAGTatgaaaatattcaatttgCTTAATTGTCCCGTTAGCCTTATGCTTGACTGGAAACTTTTCTTAAACTTCTTTCCTCCAGTTCTTGAATATGTGGAAGGCAAATGGGATTATAAAGGTTCTGCTCCACTTGGGGCCCTTGAAGAAGATACTGCCAGAAAGTACTTGCGGGATGTAGTCTCTGGGCTGATGTACCTTCATGCTCATGTAAGGTTTCAAAAGCCCTATTTTTACATCATTAATGCTTGGATTCTGTGTGCCTGAAGTCTGGATATGCATATGTATGTAGCAGTGTTGGCTATTACATCAATGGTTGCCATTTCTTAGGCAGAGGTATATATGGTAGACCATTATATAGAAGGTTTGCTAGCTATCTAGTACCTTGATGTTTCATGTATGcccacaaatatatacatatgcacCGTTTGTTTACATTTTATTATGCATTCACTTCAACTTAGAAGATTTGAAAAGTTGtctctttttctctaaaaagagAGATTGAAGGCGAATTGGGTGAAAATAGTATATGTTcacaatcttaattattttgctCTGGTTTCAGAGTGGTCTTGTAAGATTCATTGGTATTAGATTGTGCTTATGTGCGCCATAGatgtatttttctcttttgagaTTTATtctgaaaattggaaaattgcttgcataaatttctttccttatctTCCAATTTTCATCTATGATTTTGCAGAGCAGATTAGTTGATTAGTCTACCATGTGTGGTGCCAGTGATACTAAACCTGACCTCACTGGTGCTTGGTTTGGTCTGCTTTTTACGTCATTTGTAACTGTATATCTTTTCTTACCATAATGGAATGAAGCCACGCATTTTTAGAGGTTTAAGGAGATGAGAAAAGTCCATTAATGACTTACAAACTTTTATAAGCTTATATGTTGTGGGATTCCCATATATCACTTGAGATGTTTTATTCAAGTTGTAATGCCTACTATTATTGAAGGAATGTATCTTCTCTGAGAATGGATGGAGCAAGTTTCCCCTGTTTCCAATCACGTTAGCTTCTTAACAACTTGTTATCATCTGACCCTAGCAAGATGATGATTCTTGTGAAGCTTGTTTACTGTCAGTGTCCACTATCAATTTTTGTAGGTACAGATGGTTGTTTAATGTATGGTATCTCATTCATGTATGCACGAGTTTATTTATGTCCAAGTTGATTTCCTTCGTGACATATTGACGTAGAAAGTGTACTGTGTctttattgttgatttttttctttagttcTCTTGGTTGGGTCTTTCCTTGTAGTCAACTGCTGAAATAAGTGCAAACTTGGCTAATATTGATaagcattttcttttatataaagatTTCCTCTATTGTTATTGATATTGAGTAGAATATCTTTTGTGCTTATTCTATCATTCTCTTTTTGGTTGTAAAACCAGAATGTTGTGCATGGGGATATTAAACCTGATAATCTGTTAGTTACACATGCTGGTACAGTGAAGATTGGTGATTTTAGTGTCAGCCAGGTTTTTGAGGTATGAATTatcttttctcttgattttctacatttatgaataattggttcaaaaaaaaaataaaattgattgatatatatacttttcaaatattatttcccCTGAACTAGAATGGTGTAGaacatattaattatcatttttgtgtAGCATCTATTGTATGTCTCCTTGTCTATTCTAATGGCAATAATATGACATGGAAGAAACAGTTTATGATGTGTTGGTTTATGCTGTATGATACTTGTTTACAAGGAGATTGTGTAATATTCAGTTTGTGCTAAAAGTTATTGAAAGAAAAacttattattcaattatagttGTCGATAGTTGTTTTAAATAATAGGATATACTTCTTATGATTGTAGttttaatgatatgttattaggTTTTGACAACTGTTACAGTCTAAAGTTTCGAATTTTCCAATTCAGTTTCAGCTGTGTCTTATATGAGTTTTTATATTGATTCTGGTTTTGTTGCATATTATATGGAGTGATTACTTAAATATGAAGAGGCAAtctatgttatatatataattgttccTTTCATGGGTTGATTTAAGACTTCATATATAGGCAAGGCAGGCATCTcagaaatttttttacttttcctAGATATAGAGTTGTGTGTATATCTTTCTGATTGtggatttttattattgaaattattgcCCTAGGATTAAGTAACGGTCcacataatttcttttcttgttgaATCAAGAAATTTTGGTTTTGCAGGATGATAATGATGAGCTTCGCCGTTCTCCTGGGACTCCTGTTTTTACTGCCCCTGAGTGCTGTCTAGGTTAGAATTGTTCTTTCAGAGATTtaaatttgtgtattaataAGAGGTCATTGGATGTATAACAGTGTATgtgaatttcttttattataataggTCTAACCTACCATGGGAAAGCTGCTGACACATGGGCCGTAGGAGTTACTTTATACTATGTGGTACTGGGACAATATCCATTTCTTGGTGAAACACTGCAGGATACATATGACAAGGTGTGCATTTtgcattttcatttatattttgtgTTGTGACAGTGTTCTTTGTTACTACCTTCTTTCTCCTCTTTTACAGATTGTTAATAACTCATTGGAACTCCCGGCTGATATGAACCCACAGCTGAGAAACTTACTAGAAGGACTTCTCTGCAAAGGCTAGTAAAGTCCATTCTTAATTATTACATAGGCTGCTCCTTACCGTCCACTTATTTTACCTGTCTCAATTTTTATGCTATCCAATTTTGCTGAAAAAAGGTAACAATTGAGGTTTGCAGATCCAACTCAGAGGATGACTCTAAAGGATGTAGCTGAGCACACTTGGATTATTGGAGAAGAAGGGCCAATCCCTGAGTATTTATGCTGGTGCAAGCGTAATACCCTGCAGAGGGATAGCAGTGCACATAATTCTGACTGACTAGATTGTTTGATTAGTTTGGATTACTTTAGGTACAGTGGAAAAGCTAggttttttatttacaattttgagTTATCAAAACCGGCAAGCGGTGCATATCTTGCCTAAGACAAGTAGTAAGTAAAATTCTCTGATTTACGAAAGGATTTGAGGCTTCCATCATCCACAATACAGAAAGTGGAAGGATGCGGCTTGTAATCTGGCTTTCAGActttcaggtttttttttttctgttaaatctGTTGGACAGTAAGAGCTTGAGTTTTTGAGTGAGTAACAGAGCTGTGTTTCTTTTCTTCCTATCAAAGAACATTGATGAAACAAGGAATGTGAATGAATCACTGCTAATTAATCCCTTATACAGATGCCAGAAGGTTTGAGTTGGCTTGAATGAGATGGTTTAATGCATGGGATGGTAACTTTGGATCCACTTACAAATAGAGATGGTATCAGGTCATGTAGAGTCTGATACCTTGATTCTTATTCCCATAGAGTAAATATTTCTGTGTCCCTACCTTTGCCTTGTAGTCAATACAAGGATGGTGGAGAATTCTTGTCCTCGTCTTGTGGAgaaaatttctctcttttccCTCTTCATCTCTgtgaagaaaatttattagacttttctttttaaaaaaatatagaatatttATTAGGTATCacgtgtatgtgtgtgtatatataatttaaatttttttaaaaaaatttaatatataagaatttaaaaaatatattaaaaaaaaaagatatgtcaaagatatatttctttctttctttgttttatctttgattACGAGTGTTTTAATCATCATTGTTCTTATTAAGAAATATCCTCTTTATTTAATGAAAGATGAGTTAAAGATGTATTTTTACCGTTTTCATTTTCGTCTCCACTTACAAAATCATCATCTAGAAAGTAAATTCAAATTCCAAATCTATCATCATCAAATCAGTTATCATGGGTGGCCAATTTCAACTTATAAGAATAATAGCTTTCTTAAAGAATTTATAAAGCATACAAAAGATGCTGATCAAAGCATAACATTCTTATGAGAATTCTACAATCTAAAGCAACCTCCTAGCCTCATGTCACCATCTCATCTTCAGCAAAATCCTCAGATTACCACCTTCCTTGTTCTTCCTTGAGAAAATAACACAGTAACTAAACTTTTATCCgagataatatataaaaagagagcACTTTGTAGGCTACTCCAATACCCTAAATCAAAAGTGGTAAATACTCATTAACACAGCTTTAATCACCCAAAGATTGctggtttatttatttatttattttattccaattttgttgttaaaaagATGGAAGCTGATGGTGACAATCCACATGATGCAACTTTTGCCGATTCTCTGACTATCCACATTACTATTCCAACTGGCTCTATTCCTATTATTACAGCATAAATTTCTTGGAATTTTCAATGTTCTTTGTCTTTCTCTATTCGAGCATAAACTTTTGAGTTATTGTCTTCCCcttcttcttcatttcatatAAATTCCATTGAATGAATTCTACCCCACTCTTTTCTTAGTGCAAGCCAACACTTTGAATTACTCTGTTATGGCTGCTAACAATTAAttctctatatataaatattccattttgttttcaattaatcAAGTAATTATGGAACACATAACTAACaatttagttaaatatattttactttctgaaatttcttgaaaaaataaaattatgtgtatttattttgagtatataaatagatacatatttatatgtatcgttatttaattaagtgattttgaattaaaaataaaataatatataatcgtatgataatatatacaagtatatatttatttatattttcaaaataggtatatataatattacttaaatgaaaaataaaaagaatatattacatatataaaagattatgcGAAAGGTATGAGGCTGACAAGTGACATAAATTAAAGTTGGTCATTGTTCACATGACTTTACCTTATTCTCTtcacattttaatttatgtgattAAGACTTAACTCGAGTTTTCggtaaaataaaactatatatatatgttatatataatttaaatatattaataatatattattatataattaaataattttaaattaaagataaaataatatcaaattatatgatgatatattatctgtgtttataaattatatacaaaaaatatatatacataatattgttctatGAGAAAATAAACATCCCAACTGGTGTACATGGATTGGCCCAACCGAGCCCATGCTTAGGCCCAATCTAATTCTTGATGTTTTTACTTAAAGTATCCCTAATTCTCACGCAcactaaataagttaaaaggGGTTAAaggatagttttggtatttcAAGTAATGGTAGAGACTGTACAAACTGTAGTTTTAGAACAGGAGAGGTGAAGTGCAAGTTTTATCCCCAGAAGAAACCCCAGTTGTTTACTTTTGAGAACCATTAAACGCCGCCACTTTGACTCATTGTAGTAGTTGACTAAGTAAATGTGCCAGTCAACTGCGTGATTTGACCAACCTTAAGCTTCAATCAAAATCAACGCCGAAAGTTTATATCCATTTTACCCCTcaattataatctaaatttgTTTAATCCTCCAACCATTATGATTTGACGAATATTACttaaaataacacccaatacCCCTTTGTTTTAACTTGTAAAGAAATATGAATCAATTCCGAACATGACTTTTTCTTGTAGTATTAGATTAATGACTATTTCGGTATTTCCAACCCAAACTTTggtgaaattataatttttatcttttaaatttaaaaatttcacttttgtTACGTCTGTTTgtgaaaaataaacattattttgaatagttaaatagtaatttcattgttttgtcataaatgataaaattatatacataactatttttttattttttcttcttaattttttgaCAGACAAAAAACACATTAGGAGATTTGAGAAAGTTGATGAGAAAATTAAAGAGGATGAGAGGCgagatatttttgtctttttattaattttttcaggagtttttataaaattatcacgATACATtgctaaatataaaaaatatttttgttttttcattaattttataaaaaattaagaaaagggTTTATAAACTTAAGGAGTGAAAAATGTATATCAAAAAAGTTTTGGGTGGGAGATAATTCGgccttgtttaattttaaaaataaataaataaaaaaatgaaagctaGTGAtcataaagaaattaaagtCTAATAGTGATGGTCATTGTCGTAGTTTTGTCGCaagatatgaatttaatttgaaattgagtttCGGCAATAACGCAacccaatcaaaatcaaatcacatttaataaatgttaaaactaaaaaatatattatttttggttttggcACGTGGTAAAAacgaaaaagttaaaaaaaggcTAGATAATTGTGGCACTCATTGCTATCACTCGCACACCTCCTAATAATTTAGGCCGAATTATTGATTTCAAATAAAGTccttaaaaagttaaaaatataaaagttgaaaaataccgagcaaaagtagaaaaaaaaaattccaataaataatttaagtgagtaaaaaaatattatatatattaaaaaatataaatttaaatcccTTTCGATAtcatattaaagtaaaaaattatataaaattaaatgaacaaataaaatttagaatcttataattttaatatattatcagttAACCTCGggctcaaattttttatttaaaaatattttttttcacaatcCGATGTATACATGTATGGTAGAGTGTCAAAGTATAATTGATTGGGTTGGCATCAATTATGCAACCTGTAATGAATTCTCTAATCATAAATAAGCGTTGAGTTTGATCGATACAAGTTTCATGTTTTGTCAAGGTCAAAAGCCTCTGGTCCCTGTTGGTCAAACCGCCCATGAAATTTCTTCCTTCTTACGTTTCTTCCATTTTACTATTGCCATTTAACACCTCCTTGTTTTTATCTCTGTCTTTTTACCCACCTTCACAAAATTTCACCTTACATCAGTAAATTCTATACCATAACCATCGCAActtttttacaaataataaatgtAATCAAGTAactattaattgttaattaatctCTCCCTATTAGgggtaattaattatataataaaattatatgtatataaatagttatatattattatataattaaataattttaaattataaatataataacgttttattatataataatatatataaatatatatttatttatatatttaaaatagatatataatattattttttatcgtatttattacaattttaatgttgatgttgatctcaatatttaatattcaataaaattatatatacatattttaaatataaaatttatatacttaaataatatattattatagtatacaaatatatataaacttatatatattattataagattaaataattttaaattaaaaataaaataatatttaattaaacaataatattaataaatatctaTGTAcctatataccaaaaataaaaatatttaacattccCCCAATATTTGTCATACATTCAATAGACTCTGCAAACAAAGTACATATATTTTAGTAGGTAGTACTATTATGATGGCCTGTTGTCTCCTTTACCACCCACTTTAATGCTTCAgacttcaatatttattttcttcttaaattaaaaaaaaacaattgaattatttatagaaaaaatagaaagaaaagatttttgAGATCAAAGCTTTAATGTAattctgatttttttaatgagtATTATTGTGTAATTAAACACAAaccaatacaaaaaaatttatattttgcttattaaagtatttttatttttattaaatattagaaatatcaAGATATTTGTTAGAATAAGAATTTACAACTGTTTCTGTACCATCCTTTTATAGGGTCCCAGAAATTTTGACCATGTGATTAAAAATACCCCCCAAAAAGGAAAGGGTAAAAActaattatagaaaataaagGCCCTTCTCTGCAAAAAACGACAACACATTTCCGTTGTTATAACCACGCCCTCTCTCTTCCCCCACTTCATTTTTTCTCAGTTTCCTTATACAACAATCTCTCCACTTGCCGGACTCCGGCGCCATGTCTAAAACCATATAGTTCCCGGCTGTTTTCCCGGCGAAACCATTTGCTACTGCCGATAATTCCGGTTACAGTTACGGTACGAagtataaaatcttattttacgTTTTTCCCTATGAAAATCTCcatttgttacaattttattcaGCGAGATCCAATTTATTACCTGATTTGGATccttatttgaaaatttgaccGTGATTTGCATCTGAATCGAATTTCTTTTCGGTAATTTTATGTCGGATCGGACCGTGATTTCagaaatctaattaaaattcttgCTTGTATAActgttgaaatattttttttaatggtattTGGCTTGATATTACTTATAATTCATTTTCCATTTTCAGGTAAATCCGTTTCAATTGTTAGACAAAGTTTGAAGATATCCTGGAAAAATCTCGATTGTTGGTCCTATCGCGGGAGTTGggtttgaattttcatttgattcGTTCTTGTAtcgacttttttttttttttttttgtctgtcTATAGAGAATTGGGGTTGTTTAGGGTTTCTCAAATTGTTGCTGGAAGTGGGGATTTTTTTTGGTCCAGATTTTGATAGgagtttaaatgttttgatttgttaaatttgatggAAAGAACTAACAGATGGAGATTGATTGTGGGCAAAGATCGGAATTGTGGGTTGATactggtttttctttttttttttttccttgacaATTTACCAAAATTGATTTGTTGTCagaaatttgtttgattttgttcgAATATATTAAGATACTTGttttaaatgataaagaaaGCTCGTTTGGATGATATTATGGAGGaaatagaaaatgaagaagaggaagTAAATAGTTTTTCAATAGTCAATTGGGGGGAAGGAGTGAATTATGGTTGTTGCCGAATTGGGCCAAGTGATTCACTTTTTCCTGGTCTTATTGATGATGTTGCCTTGAACTGTCTCGCGTTCGTGTGTAGATCAGACTATGCTTCTTTATCATGTATAAATAAGAGGTTTCATAAGTTAATCAAAAGTGGGTATTTGTATGGATTGAGGAAGCAACTAGGTATAGTAGAGCATTGGGTGTATTTAGTTTGTGATCCAAGGGGTTGGGAAGCATTTGACACCATGAGAAACAAATGGATGACGTTGCCGAAGATACCTTGTGATGAGTGTTTCAACCATGCTGATAAGGAGTCATTGGCTGTGGGAAGTGAGTTGTTGGTTTTTGGGCgtgaattatttgattttgcaaTTTGGAAGTATAGTTTGGTTCATCGTGGTTGGATGAAGTGTGAGGGAATGAATCACCCCCGATGTTTGTTTGGGTCTGGTAGTCTTGGTTCTATTGCCATCGTTGCTGGTGGTAGTGATAAGAATGGAAAAGTTTTGAATTCAGCAGAGTTATATGACTCTACATTGGGTAAATGGAAAATGCTACCCAAAATGAATTCACCACGCAGACTGTGCTCTGGTTTTTTCATGGATGGCAAATTCTACGTCATTGGTGGGATGTCAAGTCCTACTGATTCATTAACATGTGGGGAGGAGTTTGATTTTGAGACAGGGGAATGGAGGAAGATAGAAGGGATGTATCCCAATGTTAATAGAGCTGCCCAGGCTCCTCCACTTGTGGCTGTTGTCGATAACCAGCTGTATGCAGTTGAGTATATGACTAACATGGTGAAAAAGTATGACAAGGTGAAGAAAACCTGGGATGTGTTGGGAAGGCTACCAGTTAGGGCTGATTCTTCTAATGGTTGGGGTCTGGCATTT belongs to Mangifera indica cultivar Alphonso chromosome 2, CATAS_Mindica_2.1, whole genome shotgun sequence and includes:
- the LOC123208996 gene encoding F-box/kelch-repeat protein At5g60570 → MIKKARLDDIMEEIENEEEEVNSFSIVNWGEGVNYGCCRIGPSDSLFPGLIDDVALNCLAFVCRSDYASLSCINKRFHKLIKSGYLYGLRKQLGIVEHWVYLVCDPRGWEAFDTMRNKWMTLPKIPCDECFNHADKESLAVGSELLVFGRELFDFAIWKYSLVHRGWMKCEGMNHPRCLFGSGSLGSIAIVAGGSDKNGKVLNSAELYDSTLGKWKMLPKMNSPRRLCSGFFMDGKFYVIGGMSSPTDSLTCGEEFDFETGEWRKIEGMYPNVNRAAQAPPLVAVVDNQLYAVEYMTNMVKKYDKVKKTWDVLGRLPVRADSSNGWGLAFKACGDKLLVVGGQRGPEGEAIVLNSWCPKSGVDDGTLDWKVLAVKEHAGVFVYNCAVMGC
- the LOC123208815 gene encoding serine/threonine-protein kinase GRIK2 isoform X2, with translation MFNKSLYSWVRSMGCCGCFGFSKRRPKTSLRPISRFNYRISQEYLLDDEIDDETDSFFNGDDTNMAHGDDGDLQNHAKHSEEILRLREQNGLVCRQYPVKETNKLIRSEDENGTKMINEYVHERKIGAGSYGKVVLYQSSIDGKHYAIKVLIMKMLDHPNIVNLIEVIDDPNSDHFYMVLEYVEGKWDYKGSAPLGALEEDTARKYLRDVVSGLMYLHAHNVVHGDIKPDNLLVTHAGTVKIGDFSVSQVFEDDNDELRRSPGTPVFTAPECCLGLTYHGKAADTWAVGVTLYYVVLGQYPFLGETLQDTYDKIVNNSLELPADMNPQLRNLLEGLLCKDPTQRMTLKDVAEHTWIIGEEGPIPEYLCWCKRNTLQRDSSAHNSD
- the LOC123208815 gene encoding serine/threonine-protein kinase GRIK1 isoform X1 — translated: MFNKSLYSWVRSMGCCGCFGFSKRRPKTSLRPISRFNYRISQEYLLDDEIDDETDSFFNGDDTNMAHGDDGDLQNHAKHSEEILRLREQNGLVCRQYPVKETNKLIRSEDENGTKMINEYVHERKIGAGSYGKVVLYQSSIDGKHYAIKAFHKSHLLKMRVAPSETAMTDVLREVLIMKMLDHPNIVNLIEVIDDPNSDHFYMVLEYVEGKWDYKGSAPLGALEEDTARKYLRDVVSGLMYLHAHNVVHGDIKPDNLLVTHAGTVKIGDFSVSQVFEDDNDELRRSPGTPVFTAPECCLGLTYHGKAADTWAVGVTLYYVVLGQYPFLGETLQDTYDKIVNNSLELPADMNPQLRNLLEGLLCKDPTQRMTLKDVAEHTWIIGEEGPIPEYLCWCKRNTLQRDSSAHNSD